The genomic stretch tcTGTATACCATTGGAATGTAGAAGCCTAGAAGTACCAAGTAGTAACATAAGGTTCCTTGGATGCTTCAAACTTCTATCACTGGAACActggcacacaggctcttccTTGGTCTCCTCACCTTCTCTGAAGAATCCTGTTTGCGGGTAGAATCTCTTCCTCGAAGACTTTTAGCACTGATCCCAGACTCAGATGTCTGCATAATCAACTGTGTGGCCAGGAATTGCTGTAGGGAGAAGAAACAGAGTTGGCCCTAGAGACCTGATCCATCAAGGAAAAATGAAGACACCTCAGGCTTTGTAAATAGGAGTACAGTACTGTTCTGCAAACAGCATTCAAATACGTCTTGAATGATTAGGAGTTTTAGCACATTAGGTTTTAATTCTAGTTGTGCATGCTAAGGAATCAGAAAATGCCAAATAGctctaattttttgttgttgttataataTAGCATCAAAATCCCTATGCTcttactctatagcacagggaattatactcagtatcttgtaatagcctataatggaaaagaatctgaaaagaatatacataaaaaattgcgttggccaaaaagttcatttggattttcttctgtaaaatgttatctgaaaaacctgaacaaactttttagCCAGCCCAAtagatataaaactgaatcactttgctgcccACTTGAgaccaacacaacactgtaaattaactatatttcaatttttaaaaaaaccctataaaACAAATCTCTGTGCTCTAagaatgagaatgagagagaataaAACTAGATGAACCAAAGCAATTTAAGTAATCAGTAAGCAATTTAAGTAGTTTGGCAAACTCTGCAGAGATAGACAACATCCCTCCAAGTTCAATATCCCAAAGGGTGCCTGGTAATGTAACTACAGGATAGAAGTAGGTTCCCTGCAATGAAAAGGATCGTCTACCATGTATATAATTCacatcacttaaaaatatacattcataaaaaatatatatatatatacattcatcattgtacaaaaattttattaaaaaacttcAGGAAACAAGATATTTTCCCAAGAAAGGCAGAATATTCTCTCACAACTCTTTTACCAAACCAACATGAGAAAACCAACATGAATCCAGCAAGAACAAAATTGTATCTTCCTGTGTCCCTGATGGCTATTCCAAGCAAAAACCACAACACCCCTTCCTAACATCAATACAAATCCTTCtcttgagtattttaaaattctcaggaTCCTCAAAGTACCTGGATCTGCTCCAAGACATCTCGCTGCATTTCTACTGCCATGTGATAGACATCGTGGTCTGAGCTATTATACATCACAGCATTCTGGAACATCAGCATAATGTCACGCTGAAATTCAGCTGTGCTGCGGATCAGTccattttcaatgtttttcttaatagttGACAAATCCATAGGCCTACAAAACAGAGCAGGGGGAAATGGGAGCATAGAGGGGAAAAGGACTCCACTGGATCTCCGAATATATTATTACCGTATGCATTTCCTTATACCTTTAGTCCCAGCTGCCAGGACTCAAACACCAAGCCCTAAAACAAGTACTTAACCCCAAAACCAAATTCAGCCTGTATAATAAGTACTGAGAAAGGTAATAAAGGGGGTTAATTCTTTTAGACTCAGTGATCCAGTCAGTGAAATAATTAGTTTAGCACTTGGTCATACCTACATCAAAAACACCTGCTTTAAACTTTCTGTCTAAAGCAAAAGTCCACCAAGACTGGACAACTTACAATTCAGGCCTAGTCAGCATGCTGAATGGATCATGGCTTACCTCTGTACAATGCTGTGGTAGCCAGGTGCTATGTCATCTGTAACAGGCTGCAGGAAGACATTGGCATACCTGTCCAAAAAGAATGTGGTGCAATTACTGACTTATCCTCCAAGAAGCACAGGTGAAGGAACTTGATCTAAGCGGCTGAAGGTTGTAAGAACCAATGCCATCAGTCCTGTATAAGCGTACTCAGACTTTTTTCTAATTACCAACAatgaggaggagcaggagaaaatGTTCCTACTACTTGGTAAAGCCCACTCACCTATGATTAGCTGCAGCTCTCCATACAAGCATGATGGCTTTCTTCCAGATTTTCTGTGCCTGAATAGCTTCCTGATCCTCACTACAGACAGagctgaaataaaagaaatatgagagTCCCACTTGGCataagtccaaaaaaaaaaaaaaaagagtcctcaTTATTTTTGTCAGATGTTTGTTCCAGGCCAAGaaacagaagatgaaaaagtAAGACTAAAGAAAAGATCCTCTCCTACTTCTCACCTTCACTGCCTTGACCTCAAAGAAAGAATCGCAGATACTCACAACTGTGAAGAAGCAGGGCTGCTGGGGATGGAGTCTGCCAGTGTGTGGGACTGCAGCGTAGCATTGTGTATGCTAAAGCCATCGTCACTCTCACTCACAGGGGGCTCATTATCCATTTCTGACAAATAGCCTTCTCCTTGATCTTCTTCCTTAGGCTCCTCTAGGCTGGCCGCTTCACTGACTccatcttcctcctcatcctcaccTGGGGCATCCTTAGACATAGTGTGCTCCAGTCAACAAATGGAAAGGAGAGCAAAGCTATCCAGCAAAGCATCATTAAACATGATCTGTCTTTTGGGTTAGATCAGTTCTAGAAAATAACCTCACACTGTTTCCTGACTGAGCCCTCTATCACTTATACTACCATCTACTTACAGATACTGACTGATCAAGTAACTTAGAACCTGGACAAAGAATAAGACCCAGgatctttttaaaaggaagaaaaaaaaagctacttaCTTAAGACTAAGCTAAGAGGCGTTCCTTCTTTCCCCTTGCTCTTGAGAGGAACTCTGACCCTGGGTACAAAGTTatcaaaaatagtttttattgtgTGTCTCATCTGATGGAGCAAGCTCACATCGCATTAAGTCTGTTTGTTACTACTGCTTTAGTAATTCTAATAAGAAAACTTTGGATGACTTTCTCTGAATAGTATAATAATCTGATTTCTATATGCTCTCCCTGGCTCTGATATCCCTACTCACTCCAAATCTCTCTGGATGTATCAAAGCTTCTTTGTGCATTATATGCAAAGAAAGGTCTGTGTGATATTCACAAACTCTTTCAAATAGGAAGCACCTGTTGCCACAGTACTCCCACTATGCCTAACTGTCCACTGCAGCTTTTCCCCATGCAACTCCTTAACCAGTCTCATCTCAGAGAATAATGATGCGAGTTTACTGAAATTCATTAAAAAGGTAGTGCTATAGGGAAATCTAGTCACACAgcaagaggaataaagaaaaatctgaaatacctTTATCTGGCTTCCAAAAATAGTCCCTGATTCTTCTTTCAATGAGTCTGCAGAGGAGAGAAAGACTACCTGAAGATTTTTCCACCTTAGCCTTCCCCTTCCTATGGACAATAGTCCCCTGCAGCTCTCCTTTCCATGCTGACCTATTCTACCTCCTCTACTTGCCCACAACCCACAAAGCCCTCAGAAGCCAAAGCAAATGATTTAAAGTTAGTTATAGAGTACATATTTCCTGGCTTTATTATTTACCTGACATTTCAAACTTGTGCTGAGTCTCTGACTCTAAAGAATCTTCAATGGGATTTGAGCCATGTGATGGAGACAACATGCTTTCAGGGGATGCCTGAAGACCAAAAAGAACAAATACCTTAAGTCCTGGTAAATCACTACAGCTCATACATTATTCTTCAATGATAATGAGACTATACAAGAAATTCTAAGTCCTCCTACCCATGTAATATGATTCTAATGGTCACCTTAATAGAACAGGGTAAGTATATATAGCACTGATCATACCTATGGGCTTTGGACACATCAACATGTCAGAACTCAGGCATGCAACAGGAACACCAAAGGCCTAAAATGTCACTTCTTACCTAAGATATaaccctccaccccccgcccccatcccccaaGCCCCCGATCTTAAATACCTCTGTCTTCACTGTTGTAATTGGAGTTTCATCGCCTCTCCTACTGGAAGCATCTGCTTCAGTAATTTCTCCAGTTGCAGTACTTCTGGGTTCCTCATTTAAGTCCTGACTCCTGAGTTCTGGTGGCTCCATACTCATGGCTGGAACAACTCCAGATACTATTTCAGCCCCTGAAATGCCTTGCTCTGGTTCTGCAGGTTCCATTTTGATCTCAACACTGGGTTCCCTGATGTCCACCAGTTCATGGAttcctttgctttctgtttcttcaaaGTCCAGCCTCTCCTGCTTGACTGTCATCTCTGGTGCAGGGAGAGGTACTGGCTTGTCCCGTTCCTGCTGGATAGGATGCTcccaggggccaggcagggaTTGGGGATCATCATTCTCTTCACAGAATGACAGTGCTGCTTCCACTGCTGCCACATCCAGCACTTCAGGATGATCATCTACCTGTCCCATAATACATACACTGTTGAAGTCACAAAAAGAAGCCCAAGCCCCTCAATTCATTAGCACCAAACGAGATGGCCTGAATCTGcagcttctctctccatcttctccaTGTAGCAGAAGCAAGCAATGGACAGGTACCTGTCTGGTGCAAACCAGTAACATAGGAAAGGCTGGGTAGATGACTAGTATGTCAGCATCAAAGGGCTCTGGGACTACAGAGATGGAGATGGGAAGAAGCAGGAGAGTTGTTTGTTTATGTAATTCTTACTACAAGAAGCAAGGAGAGGCTAAGGAGAGAAGCCTATGTAGGACCCATGAGACATTCTTTGGGGCTTTGCTGAATAGTTACCTTGTCCTCAATGATGGCAATGATGTCCCCAACAGTCTCAAAGTCCAGCTCTTCACCTGTGTAAGACACAGCAATATCCATCTTCTCAGCCAGATCTAAATCTTCCTTCCCATCAATGCTAGGAGCCTTTGATCCTCCAGGGGCCTCTGCTACCCCTGACCGGAAACACTCTTCTTTGATAGAATTGATGATCATGGAGATTTCACTGCTATCCATGGAGACAGTCACAGTATGTGGATCCCCCACAGCCTCCATGGGAACACAGGTGTCAGGCTGACTCACTGagtaacaggaaaagaaaaccatcTCAGAAGCTTATTTGGTACCAACTGCCCACCTGGAGATCACACCAAAGCTGTGGACAGATGTCAAGCACCCATACACTTAAGCTCAGTAAAAGTTATCTTACATCAGTCTGTTTTCTTCTCCTCAGTTTTATCTAGAAAGGTGAAAACACATTCTCAAGCCCATTCATATATGTACACTTAGCCCTTTTGCCCCAACACATAAATGCCCACCCATTTCTTCTCACATCCTTGTTTTTGTAAGAATAAAGACGGCACATGTCCACAGAGAACAGAAGCTGATGCTCTTGGTCACCTTTCTCTAACTGAAGCTCAAAATGAAATTTTGGATCTAGTTGCTGCTCAGGGCGTGGGTCAAGGACGCACCTGGAGCTACACTCTCAGGAGTGGAGACAGCCGGAGCAGAGGATGGTGCTGGCAGCGCAGGCATCATGACAATGGTAGCCTGGGACACAGACTCTACAGGGGGTGGCACAATTTTAACTGGAGGTTCACTGGCAACAGTAGTGAAGGAAGCAAGAGGTGTGGTGAACTGTGTAGGACCAGCTTCTAAAAGCCGGGAAAGAGTGGGAGCACCTAACAGACAAAGAGGTACACAAACGAGGTAAGAAGAAAGCACATGAGCAAGAAGCAAACAATAGCCACTTTAAGACTCAACCAAGAAAATTTTTAGTCTCAAAGGATGAAAGTAACTCCTGTGTGAAATAAGCTCATTATCTATATCCTTATTTTTTCAAACCTTACTTAAGATCTTCTGCCAAGTTAGGAATGACTCAAAGCACTAGAATACACAACTCACATGAAAAATgagtggtaattttttaaaaaaaggtatgaaTAAATCTGTCCCTTCTACTGAAGTTAAGCATGCTATAAACCACCCAAATTTAACACCACTCAAATACCAAAATCGAAtgtttggcattttttaaaactcttttttctttacattttctacctcatttaattctcactacaTCCTTGTGAAGTATATATATTGCAattaataaaagaggaaactgaggctcaagaatTAAGTTAcctatccaaggtcacaaaaccaGTGTGTGGCAGGCCTGAGACTCTTTAAGTCTAGCGTTCTAGTTCCAAATCTTGTCTGCCTATGCTATAGTCTCAGGTATCCCTAGCACCCTTCTGTGATTTTTGCACCTTCACCATTAACTTCACTATTCCTCTCAATCAGTATCTATGCTGTGGTCATCCAGGACAATCAGTATTTTGAAGATGAAATGGATTTACAATTTTGAGCACCATGTGGTTTAACAGGTAAAGTAGCTCCAAGGTTGGGCTTTAAATCTAGGATTCACAGTTGCTTAATAACAAAGCCTAGAAACCAAGGGCAGTCAATGCCATGTTCAACATCTCTAAAATAAAGTCGACAACGGAAAAGTAGTGACTTACCTGAGGCAGCTGGGGAGGCTGCAACAGTGTTGGGTGTTTGCTGCATCTCCCCACCATGTATCATGGGAAGGACCCCGCCTACCTCCAGGAGGACACCTGCACTGTTCAGGTGGCCAGAAGCCACAGCCATTTCACTCTCATTGACCTACCAGGGAAGAATAGAGGTGAAGGCTACACTCAAGCTTTCCTTTATTACCACTTCCCAAAAAAGCTCCAGCAGTTGGCCAAACTTCATGAAACTAAAAGttaatatccaaagaaaatgatttcagacCCAAGGGAAACTCTGATTTTCAAAACTTATTGACAAGAGTTCTCTGGAGAAGAGAaccaaaataattatgtttcagATACCTCAGGACCCAAGGATACTATcaactattttgttttgttttgtttttaaattaacatttaactAGGAGAGCTCTTCCTCTTTTGAACTTTTTTTCCATGTTATATTTTAGGTCCCAGGCACTCCCTTCCAAATTACTTAATCACCACAGCTCTCAAACACCCACAGAAGTCTCCATACCAGTCTGGGGCTAGTAGGCAGGAGGCTGCCCTTCTTCAAGAGCTCTgacagcagaggggaggggggtggagttGCTTTCTGTCCAAGCATCTTTTTCTGGGGTGAATCATCTGTTACTGGGGTCATGGGGGCTTCTAAGGGTGCAGAGCCTGGAGGAAGGGTGTCAGGAATTCCAGGAAACGAGGTGACTGGGGTACTCGGCAAAGTCCCAGGGGTTACCTAAGAGACAACAGAGAACCTTTATCTGACTTCTCAAACTCAGGAAGGTTCCCTACTAATCTGGATGGGTTAGTGTGTCTACCTATTACTTTATTAGTCCTGAGTGGAACTGCCCAGAAACCCTCTACCCGTCTTGCTCTCAACCACACCTTTCTTCCCCacaattttttctcttctactcaCTCAAACCCAAAGCGACTCAACCATTCCACCCAACTTGCCTTTTATAAACTCCTTACCCACTActaatattatatttacataGACTCACCCTATATTTCAGCAGGAATTTCGTAAGACCAGTACACTTACAAGTAATTCCTTAAGTTAGCCTTTTACTTATCTCTAAAAATGTCAAAAGCCTCAATGTTTTTAGGTCCATTCTTATCTTAGAGCACAGAACATGGTAAATTATGTCTTTAGCATTCAGACCAAGAGAGGAAATTGCCTCTAAGCCAAAAGTGGTTTCCTCATCACTCAGCTCTCTGCTGGCTTACTGCCCCTTTGCTGATCAATTCCTGTGGATGGAAATATACTCACCCCAGAGGTGGCCTCTTCCATAGTGGTTGCAGTCAAGTCAGCAAGTGGATAATCACCTCCTGGGGAGGCAGAATCTATAGGAGAGCGAACCATCACAGTAGGTAACCTCCGAGGGGGTGTTTTTACTGCTTGACGGGCTAGAACATACAAAAGAACAATCTGTCttcaagattaaataaataaagctagaCTCTGCTATTATATAATAAAGGACAAATAGGGATGTTACATTACTAAGGCAGCATTAAGAATCTGGATTAGAAAGCTTTCTTTACAAGTTTTTAGCCTAATTTTTCCTATGAGCAATTCTCACCCTAAGCAAACTTGTGTACCCTAAAGGTCCTTGGAGTAGGAAAGTAGTTTAAACATCCCTCAATATCCTCTTCAACAACTTAAGATTCTGCTTTCAACAAGAGGGAAAGACCTCAAAGGCTCAAAGCATGTATTCCTAGAATTACAAATGCTTAAGTTCCTCCCCTTATCCAATGACTAAGTTATTCTCAATCTTTTTACAGGCTTTGACTTCTAAAACCTTGTTTATGTTCAATATGTTAATCAGGCTTTTGTGTCTTAAAAGAACACAAGGTCTAGTGAGATCTCAGCAGAGCTCACTTTCTAAGAGTTTCTTCCTGGACATAAAGAGACGTTTTTATTCTGGTAAAAGAGAAGATGACAGAGAAAAGCGTGCAATTGGAATTAGTAGATTCTGTGTTAACAGTCTTCAACTGTCATCGTCATGCAGCAGTGTATAGTCAAATTGTTAAACAGAGTCACTAGGTTCACCTTACCCTGATAAGCCGCATCCGTAGCCTTCCTCTTTACttcagcttcctcttcctccaatttctttttcctaaagaggaaaataagggTTAGATCCTAGCCGGCTGTAGCTCCTTCACAGTGCCCtcacaaggaaatttttttgCCAGGCTAGCACTTTCTAGaggaaaaatctaaaaaataaatctttatcagCAAAATAGGGAGTTTTCAGTATACTGCCTAACTACCAGTTCTTTACCCAGGCAAACTAGAGCCACTTTTAAGTTAGAACTAAGTTATGTTTTCACACTGAAATATTCTATCACATTACCTTCTAGGACTCACTACCCCCTCCCAGCCACCAGGCCACTCTGCAGCTTTCCCTTTCCAGAATCTCTCAAGTCTAAAGGGATGGCAGATGTAGGAAATAAGCCAGATTACTTAAGAAGTAAAGagggtaaaaagagaaaaaggagtacAGATGGAAGAACAGTATAATATAACCCACATCGCAATGTCATTGCAAAGCTCATCCAGTCTGCTGTCCATGTGCCCAGCTTGAATTAGTTCTGCATCTCTTTTCAGCCGTCTGTAGGATGAGAGGTAGGTAGACTgggttttttaatctatttaaaaaattctgactAGTATAAGCCAGCCCGATTTGTCTCTCccaaccattttgcattctctgATAAGTACCTATATTTTTCCTGGGTTTCCTTTATCACTTTCTTTAGTTCCTCAACTCGCTCAGCAGTCAGTTTCCGAACAATGACATCTTCAACAGTTTCCACCACTTCTCCCTTTTCACCCCGTTTCCGTctatgcaaaaatttaaaaaacaaaaacaaaaaaaagaccagaCACACACTTGAATAAGAGAACATTTTTTCCTACTCCCACTTGCTTTCTTTGAGCCTTCTCCACCATCTAACCAGAGATAATTTCTAACTTTTATCACACCatgatataaacagataaaaaaaCCAGACTTCCACAGTAAATATTCTCTACTAAAGAGATCTGGCTCAAGTGCCTGGCTTTGTACTCACTTTGGGGTCTCAGTGGTCTCTAGGAGCTCTGAGTACTGGGAAGCACAATGCtatggaaaaaagtgaaaatatgatGAGCAAGTCTGAAAAGGAATGACCTTTCAAAGTTCAACATATTAGACTAAGGTTTACACAGGGGAGCTATATTTAAGGTAGGAGTAGCTTCTAGGAGGACAAATTACTTTGCAATcaaattagttcaaaataatcaataccATAACACAGAAAAGGAAGTCTTCTGGCCTGGAGTTTGTCTATTTGAGGAAAGACAAGCTAAGAgccaatatttatatttaatatctacTGAGTAGTTACCgtatgcaaggcactgtgctaaatgctttctaGGTATTACCTCaactaaatattttcaacaatCCTGAATCAACTTTTATCCCTAGTTTAcaaatcagaaaactgaggctcatggtTCAAAGTTTTCAAGTAGAGTCATATTAAGCCCAGATCCATCTAATGTACAAGACTGGCCTTTTAACTGTTATGCTACACTGACAAGAATAGTTTGTAATAGTGTGGGCATACATGGATGGATTGGCAAAtattgagaaaaaggaaaagtattttcAAACTATTCTTCATGGTACAAAAGCCTTGTGATTAAAAGGGCAGGACCTggtcacactggtcagaatggccatcattaaaaagtctacaaataataaatgttggagagggtgtggaaaaaaaagagaaccctctaacactgttggtgggaatgtaaattggtgcagccactgtagaaaacagcacagagattcctcaaaaaacaaaaaataaaactaccatatgatccaacaatcccactccggagcatatacccagacaaaactataatttgaaaagatacatgcaatcctatgttcatagcagcactatttacaataaccaagctaagacatggaaacaacctaaatatccatcgacaagtgaatggataaagatgatattcacagacatagagaacagacttgtggttaccaaggggaagggggtgtgggggaggaaaggatggggagttt from Balaenoptera musculus isolate JJ_BM4_2016_0621 chromosome 3, mBalMus1.pri.v3, whole genome shotgun sequence encodes the following:
- the LOC118892426 gene encoding bromodomain-containing protein 8 isoform X2, with the translated sequence MATGTGKHKLLSTGPTEPWSIREKLCLASSVMRSGDQNWVSVSRAIKPFAEPGRPPDWFSQKHCASQYSELLETTETPKRKRGEKGEVVETVEDVIVRKLTAERVEELKKVIKETQEKYRRLKRDAELIQAGHMDSRLDELCNDIAMKKKLEEEEAEVKRKATDAAYQARQAVKTPPRRLPTVMVRSPIDSASPGGDYPLADLTATTMEEATSGVNESEMAVASGHLNSAGVLLEVGGVLPMIHGGEMQQTPNTVAASPAASGAPTLSRLLEAGPTQFTTPLASFTTVASEPPVKIVPPPVESVSQATIVMMPALPAPSSAPAVSTPESVAPVSQPDTCVPMEAVGDPHTVTVSMDSSEISMIINSIKEECFRSGVAEAPGGSKAPSIDGKEDLDLAEKMDIAVSYTGEELDFETVGDIIAIIEDKVDDHPEVLDVAAVEAALSFCEENDDPQSLPGPWEHPIQQERDKPVPLPAPEMTVKQERLDFEETESKGIHELVDIREPSVEIKMEPAEPEQGISGAEIVSGVVPAMSMEPPELRSQDLNEEPRSTATGEITEADASSRRGDETPITTVKTEASPESMLSPSHGSNPIEDSLESETQHKFEMSDSLKEESGTIFGSQIKDAPGEDEEEDGVSEAASLEEPKEEDQGEGYLSEMDNEPPVSESDDGFSIHNATLQSHTLADSIPSSPASSQFSVCSEDQEAIQAQKIWKKAIMLVWRAAANHRYANVFLQPVTDDIAPGYHSIVQRPMDLSTIKKNIENGLIRSTAEFQRDIMLMFQNAVMYNSSDHDVYHMAVEMQRDVLEQIQQFLATQLIMQTSESGISAKSLRGRDSTRKQDSSEKDSVPMGSPAFLLSLFDGGTRGRRCAIEADMKMKK
- the LOC118892426 gene encoding bromodomain-containing protein 8 isoform X1, whose protein sequence is MATGTGKHKLLSTGPTEPWSIREKLCLASSVMRSGDQNWVSVSRAIKPFAEPGRPPDWFSQKHCASQYSELLETTETPKRKRGEKGEVVETVEDVIVRKLTAERVEELKKVIKETQEKYRRLKRDAELIQAGHMDSRLDELCNDIAMKKKLEEEEAEVKRKATDAAYQARQAVKTPPRRLPTVMVRSPIDSASPGGDYPLADLTATTMEEATSGVTPGTLPSTPVTSFPGIPDTLPPGSAPLEAPMTPVTDDSPQKKMLGQKATPPPSPLLSELLKKGSLLPTSPRLVNESEMAVASGHLNSAGVLLEVGGVLPMIHGGEMQQTPNTVAASPAASGAPTLSRLLEAGPTQFTTPLASFTTVASEPPVKIVPPPVESVSQATIVMMPALPAPSSAPAVSTPESVAPVSQPDTCVPMEAVGDPHTVTVSMDSSEISMIINSIKEECFRSGVAEAPGGSKAPSIDGKEDLDLAEKMDIAVSYTGEELDFETVGDIIAIIEDKVDDHPEVLDVAAVEAALSFCEENDDPQSLPGPWEHPIQQERDKPVPLPAPEMTVKQERLDFEETESKGIHELVDIREPSVEIKMEPAEPEQGISGAEIVSGVVPAMSMEPPELRSQDLNEEPRSTATGEITEADASSRRGDETPITTVKTEASPESMLSPSHGSNPIEDSLESETQHKFEMSDSLKEESGTIFGSQIKDAPGEDEEEDGVSEAASLEEPKEEDQGEGYLSEMDNEPPVSESDDGFSIHNATLQSHTLADSIPSSPASSQFSVCSEDQEAIQAQKIWKKAIMLVWRAAANHRYANVFLQPVTDDIAPGYHSIVQRPMDLSTIKKNIENGLIRSTAEFQRDIMLMFQNAVMYNSSDHDVYHMAVEMQRDVLEQIQQFLATQLIMQTSESGISAKSLRGRDSTRKQDSSEKDSVPMGSPAFLLSLFDGGTRGRRCAIEADMKMKK
- the LOC118892426 gene encoding bromodomain-containing protein 8 isoform X3; the encoded protein is MATGTGKHKLLSTGPTEPWSIREKLCLASSVMRSGDQNWVSVSRAIKPFAEPGRPPDWFSQKHCASQYSELLETTETPKRKRGEKGEVVETVEDVIVRKLTAERVEELKKVIKETQEKYRRLKRDAELIQAGHMDSRLDELCNDIAMKKKLEEEEAEVKRKATDAAYQARQAVKTPPRRLPTVMVRSPIDSASPGGDYPLADLTATTMEEATSGVTPGTLPSTPVTSFPGIPDTLPPGSAPLEAPMTPVTDDSPQKKMLGQKATPPPSPLLSELLKKGSLLPTSPRLVNESEMAVASGHLNSAGVLLEVGGVLPMIHGGEMQQTPNTVAASPAASVSQPDTCVPMEAVGDPHTVTVSMDSSEISMIINSIKEECFRSGVAEAPGGSKAPSIDGKEDLDLAEKMDIAVSYTGEELDFETVGDIIAIIEDKVDDHPEVLDVAAVEAALSFCEENDDPQSLPGPWEHPIQQERDKPVPLPAPEMTVKQERLDFEETESKGIHELVDIREPSVEIKMEPAEPEQGISGAEIVSGVVPAMSMEPPELRSQDLNEEPRSTATGEITEADASSRRGDETPITTVKTEASPESMLSPSHGSNPIEDSLESETQHKFEMSDSLKEESGTIFGSQIKDAPGEDEEEDGVSEAASLEEPKEEDQGEGYLSEMDNEPPVSESDDGFSIHNATLQSHTLADSIPSSPASSQFSVCSEDQEAIQAQKIWKKAIMLVWRAAANHRYANVFLQPVTDDIAPGYHSIVQRPMDLSTIKKNIENGLIRSTAEFQRDIMLMFQNAVMYNSSDHDVYHMAVEMQRDVLEQIQQFLATQLIMQTSESGISAKSLRGRDSTRKQDSSEKDGGTRGRRCAIEADMKMKK